A window of Cellulomonas fimi contains these coding sequences:
- a CDS encoding DUF3566 domain-containing protein — protein sequence MTDPTPPSIPPRLRPTTPTTARPGASTGAKSSAKSPTAARNGNGRTESASSTPVRPAPADEKPSSETDGVSTPKRDEPPYRASAGVPPRTSTSASAPDEDEQPSPLMVAVDTATVWFKKAAGATSAAFASATRPRTEDPTMSSPAPAPATSPTAARTSTRPPATGATSQVRPATGRIPTVGGPRRVRLAVSRIDPWSVMKLSFLLSVAIGIMIVVAAAVIWLTLDGLHVFTEANDLVKQITGEESPINILEYVEFRRVVSGATLIAVIDVFLLTALSTIGAFLYNIVAALVGGVHVTMTDE from the coding sequence ATGACCGACCCGACTCCGCCCTCGATCCCGCCGCGCCTGCGGCCGACCACCCCCACGACGGCACGTCCGGGGGCGTCGACGGGTGCGAAGTCGTCCGCGAAGTCGCCGACGGCGGCACGCAACGGCAACGGCCGCACGGAGTCCGCGTCGTCGACCCCCGTCCGGCCTGCACCGGCCGACGAGAAGCCGAGCAGCGAGACCGACGGCGTGTCGACGCCCAAGCGCGACGAGCCGCCGTACCGTGCGTCGGCAGGGGTCCCTCCGCGCACGTCGACGTCAGCCTCCGCTCCCGACGAGGACGAGCAGCCCTCGCCCCTCATGGTGGCGGTCGACACCGCGACCGTGTGGTTCAAGAAGGCGGCCGGTGCGACCAGCGCCGCGTTCGCCTCGGCTACCCGACCCCGTACCGAGGACCCGACCATGAGCAGTCCGGCACCGGCCCCCGCCACGTCACCCACGGCGGCCCGCACGTCGACCCGTCCCCCCGCGACGGGCGCGACATCCCAGGTCCGCCCGGCGACGGGTCGCATCCCGACGGTCGGCGGCCCGCGCCGGGTGCGTCTCGCCGTGTCGCGCATCGACCCGTGGTCGGTCATGAAGCTGTCGTTCCTGCTGTCCGTGGCGATCGGCATCATGATCGTCGTCGCGGCGGCCGTGATCTGGCTGACGCTCGACGGTCTGCACGTGTTCACCGAGGCCAACGACCTGGTGAAGCAGATCACGGGCGAGGAGAGCCCGATCAACATCCTCGAGTACGTCGAGTTCCGCCGCGTGGTGTCGGGGGCGACGCTCATCGCCGTCATCGACGTCTTCCTGCTGACCGCGCTGTCGACCATCGGCGCGTTCCTCTACAACATCGTGGCGGCGCTCGTCGGCGGCGTGCACGTGACCATGACCGACGAGTGA
- a CDS encoding DLW-39 family protein, giving the protein MKKLLLVVAVAAVGYVLWQKYQQDQDERDLWSEVTDTFE; this is encoded by the coding sequence ATGAAGAAGCTCCTGCTCGTGGTGGCGGTCGCCGCCGTCGGTTACGTCCTCTGGCAGAAGTACCAGCAGGACCAGGACGAGCGGGACCTGTGGTCCGAGGTCACCGACACGTTCGAGTGA
- a CDS encoding IS481 family transposase, with amino-acid sequence MSKAKVIVLSVVEQGLTKAEAARRFEVSWQWVHTLVQRYEADGLDGLEPRSRRPRSNPNATSEHVRTRIVELREKLTVDGLDAGPVTIAWHLAAEGLDPPAPSTIRRVLHAEQLIVSEPRKRPRSSLRRFAAEQPNETWQSDFTHWPLADGTDTEILNWLDDHSRYLLACTAHPRVTGTLVVETFTTCINAYGPPASTLTDNGSVYTSRFTGGRNAFEYLLHALGIQQKNGHPNHPQTQGKIERFHQTLKNWLAHQPPAADLPALQAQLDAFRALYNTARPHRALDRATPHDTYHARPKARPAGTTIAGHYRLRFDHVGTNGKISLRRAGRMHHLGIGAAHRGTSVLVLIDETTATVIARHTGEILATCTIDPTRTYWRNNEREPGRWPGSPL; translated from the coding sequence ATGTCGAAGGCCAAGGTCATCGTGCTGTCCGTCGTCGAGCAGGGCCTGACCAAGGCGGAGGCCGCCCGCCGGTTCGAGGTGTCATGGCAGTGGGTCCACACCCTCGTGCAGCGCTACGAAGCCGACGGCCTGGACGGTCTGGAGCCGCGCTCGAGACGCCCCCGCAGCAACCCGAACGCGACCAGCGAGCACGTGCGCACCCGGATCGTCGAGCTGCGCGAGAAGTTGACCGTCGACGGCCTGGACGCCGGCCCGGTGACCATCGCCTGGCACCTGGCCGCCGAAGGACTGGACCCGCCGGCGCCGTCCACCATCCGCCGCGTCCTGCACGCCGAGCAGCTCATCGTGTCCGAGCCGCGCAAACGCCCCCGCTCCTCGCTGCGCCGCTTCGCCGCCGAACAACCCAACGAGACCTGGCAGTCCGACTTCACCCACTGGCCCCTGGCCGACGGCACCGACACCGAGATCCTGAACTGGCTCGATGACCACTCCCGCTACCTGCTGGCCTGCACCGCCCACCCCCGCGTCACCGGCACACTCGTCGTCGAGACCTTCACGACCTGCATCAACGCCTACGGACCGCCCGCCTCCACGCTGACCGACAACGGCTCGGTCTACACCTCGAGGTTCACCGGCGGACGCAACGCGTTCGAGTACCTGCTGCACGCCCTGGGCATCCAGCAGAAGAACGGCCACCCGAACCACCCGCAGACCCAGGGCAAGATCGAACGCTTCCACCAGACCCTGAAGAACTGGCTCGCACACCAGCCACCAGCCGCCGACCTACCCGCGCTACAAGCCCAGCTCGATGCCTTCCGCGCGCTCTACAACACCGCCCGCCCGCACCGCGCCCTGGACCGAGCCACCCCGCACGACACCTACCACGCCCGCCCCAAGGCTCGACCAGCCGGCACCACCATCGCCGGGCACTACCGGCTGCGCTTCGACCACGTCGGCACGAACGGCAAGATCTCCCTGCGCCGCGCCGGTCGCATGCACCACCTCGGCATCGGCGCCGCCCACCGCGGCACCTCCGTCCTGGTCCTCATCGACGAGACCACAGCCACCGTCATCGCCCGACACACCGGCGAGATCCTGGCCACCTGCACCATCGACCCGACCCGCACCTACTGGCGCAACAACGAACGAGAGCCCGGCCGATGGCCGGGCTCTCCTCTATAA
- a CDS encoding DNA cytosine methyltransferase: MSTASAAFRYIDLFAGIGGFAAALEAFGGECVYSVEIDAAASRVYERNWGHSPLGDITKDANDVVMNVPPHDVLAAGFPCQPFSKSGAQRGMEETRGTLYWNILKIIQAHHPTVVMLENVRNLAGPRHKHEWDVIIQTLRAEGYRVSETPAVFSPHLLPLERGGRPQVRERVFITATYDPDGVLDGVVARPPLEHVSLRGGEEWDLAADLPLDEGAVAGTELTSDEVEWIDAWDDFVTTMWPVVRSARTDSEREATLPGFPIWVDRWIKSEELEAWAAGAARMPYRHQVDLPDRWEDVPAWKQAFLVKNAWFYTRYKAQLDRWLERHDVASFPASRRKLEWQAQQTETLWECVLQLRPSGIRAKRPTHLPALVAITQTSIIGRLRRRLSTREAARLQGFPDNFDFGVQTDAATYKQLGNGVNIGAVWNMLRAHAMRDEAILQTTRQGRELFQAIVEQAPSSPDERLEHVVAAGQRRYADSLLEAVAV; the protein is encoded by the coding sequence GTGAGCACGGCGAGCGCGGCGTTCAGGTACATCGACCTGTTCGCCGGCATCGGGGGCTTCGCTGCGGCACTCGAGGCCTTCGGCGGCGAGTGCGTCTACTCCGTCGAGATCGACGCGGCGGCGTCCAGGGTGTACGAGCGCAACTGGGGTCACTCTCCGCTCGGAGACATCACGAAGGACGCGAACGACGTCGTGATGAACGTTCCTCCGCACGACGTCCTGGCCGCTGGATTTCCCTGCCAGCCGTTCTCGAAGTCGGGCGCACAGCGCGGCATGGAGGAGACGCGGGGCACGCTCTACTGGAACATCCTCAAGATCATCCAGGCGCACCACCCGACCGTCGTCATGCTGGAGAACGTGCGGAACTTGGCCGGCCCGAGGCACAAGCACGAGTGGGACGTGATCATCCAGACGCTCCGCGCGGAGGGCTACCGAGTCTCTGAGACGCCCGCAGTCTTCTCCCCCCACCTGCTGCCGTTGGAGCGCGGCGGACGTCCCCAGGTGCGCGAGCGCGTGTTCATCACGGCGACCTACGACCCGGACGGCGTCCTCGACGGCGTCGTGGCGAGACCACCGCTGGAGCACGTCTCTCTCCGTGGCGGCGAGGAGTGGGACCTCGCCGCGGACCTGCCCTTGGACGAGGGCGCCGTCGCAGGCACAGAGCTCACGTCCGACGAGGTCGAGTGGATCGACGCCTGGGACGACTTCGTGACCACCATGTGGCCCGTCGTCCGGAGTGCGCGCACCGACAGCGAGCGGGAGGCGACCCTGCCTGGCTTCCCGATCTGGGTCGACCGCTGGATCAAGTCGGAGGAGCTCGAGGCGTGGGCGGCAGGTGCCGCACGCATGCCGTACCGGCACCAGGTCGATCTCCCCGACCGGTGGGAGGACGTCCCGGCCTGGAAGCAGGCGTTCCTCGTGAAGAACGCCTGGTTCTACACGCGCTACAAGGCTCAGCTCGACCGCTGGCTCGAGCGCCACGACGTCGCGTCGTTCCCGGCGTCGCGGCGGAAGCTCGAGTGGCAGGCGCAGCAGACCGAGACCTTGTGGGAGTGCGTGCTCCAGCTGCGACCGTCGGGCATCCGCGCGAAGCGACCGACGCACCTACCGGCGCTCGTGGCGATCACACAGACCTCGATCATCGGCCGGCTCCGCCGCCGGCTGTCGACGAGGGAGGCCGCGCGGCTCCAGGGATTCCCGGACAACTTCGACTTCGGGGTCCAGACGGATGCGGCTACGTACAAGCAGCTCGGCAACGGCGTGAACATCGGAGCGGTCTGGAACATGCTGCGGGCGCACGCCATGCGCGACGAGGCGATCCTCCAGACGACCCGTCAGGGCCGCGAGCTGTTCCAGGCCATCGTCGAGCAAGCACCTTCGAGCCCCGACGAGCGTCTGGAACACGTCGTCGCGGCGGGCCAGCGACGCTACGCCGACTCGCTGCTCGAGGCAGTCGCCGTCTGA
- a CDS encoding very short patch repair endonuclease translates to MSTAKRRDTAAELALRRELHRRGLRFRVAYPVPGQRRRTVDVAFTRARVAVLVDGCFWHGCPEHGTKPRANSQWWTAKLAANHARDRDTDRLLGEHGWTVVRVWEHEAVSTAADRVEVAVRQATTRSSHAAEH, encoded by the coding sequence ATGAGCACCGCCAAGCGGCGCGACACCGCGGCCGAGCTCGCACTGAGGCGCGAGCTGCACCGGCGCGGGCTGCGATTCCGGGTCGCGTACCCGGTACCGGGCCAGCGCCGGCGGACTGTCGACGTCGCGTTCACGCGGGCGAGGGTCGCCGTCCTCGTGGACGGCTGCTTCTGGCACGGGTGCCCCGAGCACGGGACGAAGCCACGCGCGAACAGCCAGTGGTGGACCGCGAAGCTTGCCGCCAACCACGCCCGTGACAGGGACACCGATCGCCTCCTGGGCGAGCACGGGTGGACCGTCGTGCGGGTCTGGGAGCACGAGGCCGTGAGCACTGCCGCCGATCGTGTGGAGGTAGCGGTGCGACAGGCCACCACTCGCTCGTCTCACGCGGCCGAGCACTGA
- a CDS encoding SRPBCC family protein encodes MTTRTRHLSEHIDRAMAVVYEFASDPRNLPRWAPGLGSDVLQDDGEWYVQTGEGRVRVRFAPQNPFGVLDHEVLTPSGDTVHVPLRAIPDGDDACDVVFTLRPMPGMTDAELDRDEALVRTDLALLKSLLESR; translated from the coding sequence ATGACGACGCGGACGCGCCACCTCAGCGAGCACATCGACCGAGCGATGGCCGTGGTCTACGAGTTCGCCTCCGACCCGCGGAACCTGCCGCGGTGGGCGCCGGGCCTCGGTTCCGACGTCCTGCAGGACGACGGCGAGTGGTACGTGCAGACCGGTGAGGGGCGCGTGCGTGTGCGGTTCGCGCCGCAGAACCCCTTCGGCGTCCTCGACCACGAGGTGCTCACGCCGTCCGGCGACACCGTGCACGTCCCGCTGCGCGCCATCCCCGACGGCGACGACGCGTGCGACGTCGTCTTCACCCTCCGCCCGATGCCCGGCATGACCGACGCCGAGCTCGACCGCGACGAGGCCCTCGTCCGCACCGACCTGGCCCTGCTGAAGTCGCTCCTCGAGAGCCGGTAG
- a CDS encoding GNAT family N-acetyltransferase, whose protein sequence is MTTPFVDLWPLAGVRVTSGDLELRYLDDDLLADLARLAGDGVHGPDLMPFTVPWTQGTPAEVARNVLTYQWGNRASYSDDDWRIELGVVRAGEVLGIQGAYAKHFPLLRTAETGSWLGLRHQGAGVGTRMRLMILHLLFDGLGAERATTGAFADNARSLGVTRRLGYADNGEDPMLRDGSAALNRRFVMTRAQWDARPDAMRPPVTLTGVEALRAELLPADTAPPA, encoded by the coding sequence ATGACGACCCCCTTCGTCGACCTCTGGCCCCTCGCCGGCGTCCGCGTCACCAGCGGTGACCTCGAGCTGCGCTACCTCGACGACGACCTGCTCGCCGACCTCGCGCGCCTCGCGGGCGACGGCGTCCACGGACCCGACCTCATGCCGTTCACGGTGCCGTGGACGCAGGGCACGCCCGCCGAGGTCGCGCGCAACGTCCTCACCTACCAGTGGGGCAACCGTGCCTCGTACTCCGACGACGACTGGCGGATCGAGCTGGGCGTCGTCCGGGCCGGGGAGGTGCTGGGCATCCAGGGCGCGTACGCGAAGCACTTCCCCCTGCTGCGGACCGCGGAGACCGGCTCGTGGCTGGGCCTGCGGCACCAGGGCGCGGGCGTCGGCACCCGCATGCGGCTCATGATCCTGCACCTGCTGTTCGACGGGCTCGGCGCCGAGCGCGCCACGACGGGTGCGTTCGCCGACAACGCACGGTCGCTCGGCGTGACGCGTCGGCTCGGCTACGCCGACAACGGCGAGGACCCGATGCTGCGCGACGGCTCGGCGGCGCTGAACCGCCGCTTCGTCATGACCCGCGCGCAGTGGGACGCCCGGCCGGACGCGATGCGGCCGCCCGTGACACTCACCGGCGTCGAGGCACTGCGTGCCGAGCTCCTCCCGGCGGACACCGCACCTCCCGCCTGA
- a CDS encoding ABC transporter ATP-binding protein: MTPVIAARGLTKTFGDLTAVAGIDFEVASGESFGLLGPNGAGKSTTMRMVGAVSTRSGGDLHVLDLDPDTHGPEIRSQLGVVPQEDNLDTELTVRDNLLVYGRYFGLPRRVCAQRADELLEFAQLTEKAKVKTDNLSGGMKRRLTIARALINEPRILMLDEPTTGLDPQARHVLWDRLFRLKERGTTLVVTTHYMDEAEQLCDRLVVVDHGRIMAEGSPADLIRQYSTREVVELRFGSSRNAEAAERMDGVTERIEVLPDRVLLYADDGEAVVEKVLALGLEPTTSLVRRSSLEDVFLRLTGRSLIE; encoded by the coding sequence GTGACACCTGTCATCGCCGCCCGTGGCCTCACCAAGACCTTCGGCGACCTCACCGCCGTCGCCGGCATCGACTTCGAGGTCGCGTCGGGCGAGTCCTTCGGGCTCCTCGGCCCGAACGGCGCGGGCAAGTCGACGACGATGCGGATGGTCGGCGCCGTGTCGACGCGGTCCGGCGGCGACCTGCACGTCCTCGACCTCGACCCCGACACGCACGGTCCGGAGATCCGGTCGCAGCTCGGCGTCGTCCCGCAGGAGGACAACCTCGACACCGAGCTGACCGTCCGCGACAACCTGCTCGTCTACGGCCGGTACTTCGGGCTCCCCCGCCGCGTGTGCGCGCAGCGCGCCGACGAGCTGCTGGAGTTCGCGCAGCTCACCGAGAAGGCGAAGGTCAAGACCGACAACCTGTCGGGCGGCATGAAGCGGCGCCTCACGATCGCCCGCGCGCTCATCAACGAGCCGCGCATCCTCATGCTCGACGAGCCGACCACGGGCCTCGACCCGCAGGCCCGGCACGTGCTGTGGGACCGGCTGTTCCGGCTCAAGGAGCGCGGCACGACGCTCGTCGTCACGACGCACTACATGGACGAGGCCGAGCAGCTGTGCGACCGGCTGGTCGTCGTCGACCACGGGCGGATCATGGCGGAGGGCAGCCCGGCCGACCTGATCCGGCAGTACTCGACGCGTGAGGTCGTCGAGCTGCGGTTCGGGTCGAGCCGCAACGCCGAGGCCGCCGAGCGCATGGACGGCGTCACGGAGCGCATCGAGGTGCTGCCCGACCGTGTGCTGCTCTACGCCGACGACGGCGAGGCGGTCGTCGAGAAGGTGCTCGCCCTCGGCCTCGAGCCCACGACGAGCCTGGTCCGCCGGTCCAGCCTGGAGGACGTGTTCCTCCGCCTCACCGGGCGGAGCCTGATCGAATGA
- a CDS encoding ABC transporter permease, protein MTTTSTPTPAAQRALAAGALPRRFGWWYVAEAQLRSMKAYGWTIVASGVGQPLLYLLGIGLGLAAFLDVSVAEGPAGPIDYVTFVAPALLVTAAVGVAMDEFTYAVMSGFKWRRLYYAPNASPVSPPQLATGVVVACVGRMLFTVVVYYALMVAFGAVGDPLSGLAIPLVGILGGLAFGLPVMAYSASIEDDRGQFALIQRFVFTPMFLFSGTFYPLDSVPLAFQWIGWISPVWHASEIGRSLSYGSAPGAWPVGVHLAVLLVMAGIGGLVAGRIFTRRLRG, encoded by the coding sequence ATGACGACGACGAGCACCCCGACGCCCGCCGCGCAGCGCGCGCTCGCCGCCGGCGCCCTGCCCCGCCGGTTCGGCTGGTGGTACGTCGCCGAGGCGCAGCTGCGCAGCATGAAGGCGTACGGCTGGACGATCGTGGCGAGCGGCGTCGGGCAGCCGCTGCTCTACCTGCTCGGCATCGGGCTCGGCCTGGCCGCGTTCCTCGACGTGTCCGTCGCCGAGGGGCCCGCCGGTCCGATCGACTACGTGACGTTCGTGGCGCCCGCGCTGCTGGTCACCGCCGCGGTGGGTGTCGCGATGGACGAGTTCACCTACGCCGTGATGTCGGGGTTCAAGTGGCGGCGCCTGTACTACGCGCCCAACGCGTCGCCGGTGTCGCCGCCGCAGCTCGCGACGGGCGTCGTCGTGGCGTGCGTCGGACGGATGCTGTTCACCGTCGTCGTGTACTACGCGCTCATGGTCGCGTTCGGTGCGGTCGGCGACCCGCTGTCCGGCCTGGCGATCCCGCTCGTCGGCATCCTCGGCGGCCTCGCATTCGGTCTGCCCGTGATGGCGTACTCGGCGTCGATCGAGGACGACCGCGGGCAGTTCGCGCTCATCCAGCGGTTCGTCTTCACGCCGATGTTCCTGTTCTCCGGCACGTTCTACCCGCTCGACTCCGTCCCGCTCGCGTTCCAGTGGATCGGGTGGATCTCGCCCGTCTGGCACGCGTCCGAGATCGGGCGGTCGCTCAGCTACGGGTCCGCGCCGGGTGCCTGGCCGGTCGGCGTGCACCTGGCCGTCCTGCTGGTCATGGCCGGGATCGGCGGGCTCGTCGCGGGCCGGATCTTCACCCGGAGGCTGCGCGGATGA
- a CDS encoding ABC transporter permease, with product MTTTTATTRTPPRRRSRGGVRALYAGNASAVVERGLRATRSGNWVIVLSGFFEPVFYLLAMGYGLGTFVGDVTMASGETISYAAFVAPALLAVSAMNGAVYDSTWNVFFKMHFGKIYDAMLATSIGPLDVALGEISYALLRGGVYALGFLSVMQVMGLNLAWTAFLSLPALLLIAFGFASVGMAVTSYMKTFQQMDWINFVMLPMFLFSATFYPLSIYPEAVQWFIKALPLWHGVELVRGLTTGELSPAMWGHVAYFIGMVVLGVAFTTTRLRALFLD from the coding sequence ATGACGACGACCACCGCCACGACCCGCACCCCGCCCCGCCGGCGGTCGCGCGGCGGCGTCCGGGCGCTGTACGCCGGCAACGCGAGCGCCGTCGTCGAGCGCGGCCTGCGCGCGACCCGGTCGGGCAACTGGGTCATCGTGCTGTCCGGGTTCTTCGAGCCCGTGTTCTACCTGCTCGCGATGGGGTACGGGCTCGGCACGTTCGTCGGCGACGTCACGATGGCGTCCGGCGAGACGATCTCGTACGCCGCGTTCGTCGCGCCCGCGCTGCTCGCGGTGTCCGCGATGAACGGTGCCGTGTACGACTCCACGTGGAACGTCTTCTTCAAGATGCACTTCGGCAAGATCTACGACGCGATGCTCGCGACGTCGATCGGGCCGCTCGACGTGGCGCTCGGCGAGATCTCGTACGCGCTGCTGCGCGGCGGCGTCTACGCGCTCGGGTTCCTGTCGGTCATGCAGGTCATGGGCCTCAACCTCGCCTGGACCGCGTTCCTGTCGCTGCCCGCGCTGCTGCTCATCGCGTTCGGGTTCGCGTCCGTCGGGATGGCCGTCACGAGCTACATGAAGACCTTCCAGCAGATGGACTGGATCAACTTCGTGATGCTGCCGATGTTCCTGTTCTCGGCGACGTTCTACCCGCTGTCGATCTACCCCGAGGCCGTGCAGTGGTTCATCAAGGCGCTGCCGCTGTGGCACGGCGTCGAGCTGGTCCGCGGCCTCACGACCGGCGAGCTCTCCCCCGCGATGTGGGGCCACGTCGCGTACTTCATCGGCATGGTCGTCCTGGGCGTCGCATTCACGACGACCCGCCTGCGGGCCCTCTTCCTCGACTGA
- a CDS encoding glycoside hydrolase family 9 protein has translation MRFVNDYFVKAHTAPNELYVQVGDGEADHKWWGPAEVMTMARPSHKITASCPGSDVAAETAASLASASILFKSEDPTYAASLVTHAKQLYSFADQYRGSYSDCVTAASAYYKSWSGYQDELVWGAYWLYKATGDASYLSKAETEYDKLGTENQSTTKSYKWTVAWDNKQFGMYALLAMETGKQKYVDDANRWLDYWTVGVNGQKVPYSPGGMAVLDSWGALRYAANTSFVALVYSDWLTDATRKARYHDFGVRQINYALGDNPRKSSYVVGFGTNPPTMPHHRTAHGSWLDSITTPAASRHVLYGALVGGPGSPNDAYTDSRQDYVANEVATDYNAGFTSALARLVDEYGGTALASFPTREVPDGDEIFVEAMLNQPPGTTYTEIKGMIRNQSAYPARALKNAKIRYWFTTDGFAASDVTLSSNYSECGAQSGKGVSAGGTLGYVELSCVGQNIHPGGQSQHRREIQFRLTGPTGWNAANDPSFTGLGSTALAKTSAITLYDGSTLIWGKEPTGTTTDTTAPTVPGTPVASGITTVGASLTWAASTDAGSGVAGYELYRVQGSTQTLVGTTTAAAYILRDLTPGTSYSYVVKAKDVAGNVSAASAAVTFTTETQGETEPPTTPGTPVASAVTSTGATLTWAASTGTPAVAGYDVLRVQGTTTTVVAQTTGTTYTLTGLTPSTAYSYAVRARNTAGDVSAVSASVTFTTTAPPVDTTAPTVPGTPVASNVGTTGATLTWTASTDTGGSGLSGYEVLRVNGTTQTLVASPTTASTVLTGLTPDTAYTYVVRAKDAAGNTSAVSAAVTFTTLPTTTTASCKVTYTANSWNTGFTGAVKLTNTGTKPLTWTLGFTFSSGQQVTQGWSAVWSQTGTTVTATGAAWNATIQPGQSVDIGFNGSHNGTNTNPTSFTVNGEVCG, from the coding sequence CTGCGGTTCGTCAACGACTACTTCGTCAAGGCGCACACCGCGCCCAACGAGCTGTACGTGCAGGTCGGCGACGGCGAGGCGGACCACAAGTGGTGGGGCCCCGCCGAGGTCATGACGATGGCGCGGCCGTCGCACAAGATCACCGCGTCCTGCCCGGGCTCCGACGTCGCCGCCGAGACCGCCGCGTCGCTCGCGTCGGCGTCGATCCTCTTCAAGTCCGAGGACCCGACGTACGCCGCCTCGCTCGTGACGCACGCGAAGCAGCTCTACTCGTTCGCCGACCAGTACCGCGGCAGCTACTCCGACTGCGTCACCGCCGCCTCCGCGTACTACAAGTCGTGGTCCGGCTACCAGGACGAGCTCGTCTGGGGCGCGTACTGGCTCTACAAGGCGACGGGTGACGCTTCGTACCTGAGCAAGGCGGAGACCGAGTACGACAAGCTCGGCACCGAGAACCAGAGCACCACGAAGTCCTACAAGTGGACCGTGGCGTGGGACAACAAGCAGTTCGGCATGTACGCGCTGCTCGCGATGGAGACCGGCAAGCAGAAGTACGTCGACGACGCGAACCGCTGGCTCGACTACTGGACGGTCGGCGTCAACGGCCAGAAGGTGCCGTACTCGCCGGGCGGCATGGCCGTCCTCGACTCGTGGGGCGCGCTGCGGTACGCCGCGAACACGTCGTTCGTCGCGCTCGTCTACTCCGACTGGCTCACCGACGCGACCCGCAAGGCGCGGTACCACGACTTCGGCGTGCGCCAGATCAACTACGCGCTCGGCGACAACCCGCGCAAGTCGTCGTACGTCGTCGGCTTCGGCACCAACCCGCCGACGATGCCGCACCACCGCACGGCGCACGGGTCGTGGCTCGACTCGATCACGACGCCCGCCGCGTCGCGGCACGTGCTCTACGGCGCGCTCGTCGGCGGCCCCGGGTCGCCCAACGACGCGTACACCGACTCGCGGCAGGACTACGTCGCGAACGAGGTCGCGACCGACTACAACGCCGGCTTCACCAGCGCGCTCGCGCGGCTCGTGGACGAGTACGGCGGCACCGCGCTCGCGTCCTTCCCGACGCGTGAGGTGCCCGACGGTGACGAGATCTTCGTCGAGGCGATGCTCAACCAGCCGCCCGGGACCACGTACACCGAGATCAAGGGCATGATCCGCAACCAGTCGGCGTACCCGGCGCGCGCGCTCAAGAACGCGAAGATCCGGTACTGGTTCACGACCGACGGCTTCGCGGCGTCCGACGTCACGCTGTCGTCCAACTACTCCGAGTGCGGGGCGCAGTCGGGCAAGGGCGTCAGCGCCGGCGGCACCCTCGGGTACGTCGAGCTGTCCTGCGTCGGGCAGAACATCCACCCCGGCGGCCAGTCCCAGCACCGCCGGGAGATCCAGTTCCGGCTCACCGGCCCGACCGGCTGGAACGCGGCGAACGACCCCTCGTTCACGGGTCTCGGGTCGACCGCGCTGGCCAAGACGTCCGCGATCACGCTCTACGACGGCAGCACGCTGATCTGGGGCAAGGAGCCGACCGGCACCACGACCGACACGACCGCGCCGACCGTCCCGGGCACGCCCGTCGCGTCGGGCATCACGACCGTCGGCGCGTCGCTCACCTGGGCGGCGTCCACCGACGCCGGCTCGGGCGTCGCCGGGTACGAGCTGTACCGCGTCCAGGGGTCGACGCAGACCCTCGTCGGCACCACCACCGCCGCGGCCTACATCCTTCGCGACCTCACGCCCGGCACGTCGTACTCGTACGTCGTCAAGGCCAAGGACGTCGCCGGCAACGTGTCCGCCGCGTCCGCCGCGGTCACGTTCACGACCGAGACGCAGGGCGAGACCGAGCCGCCGACGACGCCGGGCACGCCCGTCGCGTCCGCGGTCACGTCGACCGGCGCGACCCTCACCTGGGCCGCGTCGACCGGCACACCGGCCGTCGCCGGCTACGACGTCCTGCGCGTCCAGGGCACGACGACCACCGTCGTCGCGCAGACCACGGGCACGACGTACACGCTCACGGGCCTGACCCCGAGCACCGCCTACTCGTACGCCGTGCGGGCGAGGAACACGGCCGGCGACGTCTCCGCGGTCTCCGCCTCGGTGACGTTCACGACGACCGCACCGCCGGTCGACACCACCGCGCCGACCGTCCCCGGGACGCCCGTCGCGTCGAACGTCGGCACGACGGGTGCCACGCTCACGTGGACGGCGTCGACCGACACCGGGGGCAGCGGCCTGTCCGGGTACGAGGTGCTGCGGGTCAACGGGACGACGCAGACGCTCGTCGCGTCGCCCACCACCGCGTCGACGGTCCTCACCGGCCTCACGCCCGACACGGCGTACACGTACGTCGTCCGGGCCAAGGACGCCGCGGGCAACACGTCGGCGGTCTCCGCGGCGGTCACGTTCACGACGCTGCCGACGACCACCACGGCGTCGTGCAAGGTCACCTACACGGCGAACTCGTGGAACACCGGCTTCACCGGCGCGGTGAAGCTCACCAACACGGGCACGAAGCCCCTCACCTGGACCCTCGGGTTCACCTTCTCCTCTGGCCAGCAGGTCACGCAGGGCTGGAGCGCCGTCTGGTCGCAGACCGGGACGACGGTCACCGCGACGGGCGCCGCGTGGAACGCCACGATCCAGCCTGGCCAGAGCGTCGACATCGGGTTCAACGGCTCCCACAACGGGACCAACACCAACCCGACGTCGTTCACCGTGAACGGTGAGGTCTGCGGCTGA